The proteins below are encoded in one region of Polynucleobacter sp. AP-Elch-400A-B2:
- the dnaE gene encoding DNA polymerase III subunit alpha — protein sequence MASPRFVHLRVHSEFSITDGVVRIDAAIAAAEKDDMGALALTDLSNLFGLVRFYTAARSGGIKPIAGADVWVSNPQDPDQPHRLLLLVQNHSGYLNLCQLLSKASLENQSRGRAEVDLKWFSEPASKAEDKAAKRTLSYGLIALSGGRWGDVGAALLAGQEDLAKDAAQRWASLFPNAFYIEVQRGGHPQDEQQLQLACHLASEMDLPIVATHPVQFMQRSDFIAHEARVCIAEGELLGNPRRTKKFNEEQYFLSQAEMEKRFADLPVALANSVEIAKRCNLSLTLGQPRLPDFPTPPGITLDDYLLQQSEIGLKRHMERNFPDAAERAKEEARYHERLVFEVKTIAQMGFPGYFLIVADFINWAKNNGVPVGPGRGSGAGSLVAYSLGITDLDPLRYNLLFERFLNPERVSMPDFDIDFCQHGRDRVIQYVKDKYGKDAVSQIATFGTMAARAAIRDVGRVLEQGYNFVDGIAKLIPNKPGQYMTIEMAKKEEKQLGEREKNEDEVRQLLTLAQQLEGMTRNVGMHAGGVLIAPGRLTDFCPLYTQEAKDSKDQESGSVISQFDKDDVEAIGLVKFDFLGLTTLTILAAAEKWIKTLHADRKDWSIGEILLDDEKAFEVLKNANTVAVFQLESRGMQGMLREAKPDRFEDIIALVALYRPGPMDLIPDFIERKHGRQKVEYPDPRIEPVLRETYGIMVYQEQVMQMAQMIGGYSLGGADMLRRAMGKKKPEEMAQHRKIFSDGAKVGGITEGKANEIYDLMERFAGYGFNKSHAAAYALLAYQTAWLKAYYPAEFMAANLSLAMDDTDKVKILYDDCLANNIRVFSPDINTGVYVFTPLRAPDAPPDSPISHIRYGLGAVRGTGEAAIEVIVKARESGGPFKDLFDFCARVDRRQVNRRAIEALMRAGAFDSLYKDSIPAGGNPYDIRSTLLASLARAIEAAEQAEASINQVSLFEVAGEDDRHLPELVRELPWSEKKRLQDEKSALGLCLTGHMFDAYRDETAHFIRQPLVKVTEGKDQLIAGIITSARMLTGQRGRMMIATIDDGTAAIEVTLYSEVYEPNRSWLKEDELLVAKVNITPDKFSGGVRIVSEAVMDMTGARMRFARNLHLSIDSAIDLQSLRSQIGPYLMSNRVRDPRLGPSAASMPSASEGMKGLMLTAAVTTSGGACLMQFPDELRIYPDDACLHSLNQILAAKQSNTVQVQYL from the coding sequence TGAGCCAGCCTCAAAGGCTGAAGATAAAGCTGCAAAAAGAACCCTGTCCTATGGATTAATTGCGCTTTCAGGAGGACGTTGGGGTGATGTCGGTGCTGCACTCTTGGCTGGTCAAGAAGATTTAGCTAAAGATGCCGCTCAGCGTTGGGCAAGCTTATTTCCAAATGCTTTTTACATTGAAGTACAGCGCGGTGGTCATCCTCAGGATGAACAGCAACTCCAGCTGGCTTGCCACCTTGCCAGTGAAATGGATTTACCGATTGTTGCCACACATCCTGTGCAATTTATGCAGCGTAGTGATTTCATAGCCCATGAGGCTCGAGTCTGCATTGCTGAAGGTGAGCTTTTAGGCAATCCTCGTCGCACCAAGAAATTTAATGAAGAGCAATATTTTTTATCTCAAGCGGAGATGGAAAAGCGCTTTGCAGATTTACCAGTCGCACTCGCAAACTCAGTGGAGATTGCCAAGCGCTGTAATCTCTCTTTGACTTTGGGTCAGCCGCGTTTGCCAGATTTCCCAACGCCACCGGGTATTACGCTCGACGATTATTTATTGCAGCAATCAGAGATTGGTTTGAAGCGCCATATGGAGCGCAATTTCCCGGATGCTGCTGAGCGTGCCAAGGAAGAGGCTCGCTATCACGAGCGCCTTGTCTTTGAAGTGAAGACGATTGCTCAAATGGGTTTCCCAGGTTATTTCCTGATTGTTGCGGACTTTATTAACTGGGCGAAAAATAATGGCGTACCAGTAGGCCCAGGCCGAGGATCGGGTGCTGGCTCTTTGGTCGCTTATTCATTGGGTATTACCGATCTTGACCCACTGCGTTACAACCTTCTCTTTGAGCGCTTCTTAAATCCTGAGCGGGTATCGATGCCCGACTTCGATATTGACTTTTGCCAGCATGGGCGCGATCGCGTTATTCAGTACGTAAAAGATAAATACGGAAAAGATGCAGTTAGTCAAATTGCTACCTTCGGGACCATGGCTGCAAGAGCGGCGATTCGTGACGTGGGCCGCGTGCTTGAACAGGGCTATAACTTCGTTGACGGTATCGCAAAATTGATTCCAAACAAGCCAGGTCAGTACATGACTATTGAAATGGCCAAGAAGGAAGAGAAGCAATTAGGCGAGCGTGAAAAGAATGAAGATGAAGTGCGTCAGCTTTTAACTCTTGCACAGCAATTAGAAGGCATGACCCGTAACGTGGGTATGCATGCGGGTGGTGTATTAATTGCACCAGGTCGCCTAACTGATTTTTGCCCGCTGTATACGCAAGAGGCGAAAGACTCTAAGGACCAAGAGAGCGGTTCAGTCATTAGTCAGTTTGATAAAGATGACGTGGAGGCGATCGGCTTAGTGAAGTTCGACTTCCTGGGTTTAACCACCTTAACGATTTTGGCAGCCGCTGAGAAGTGGATTAAGACGCTACATGCCGACCGTAAAGATTGGAGCATCGGTGAAATTCTGCTCGATGATGAAAAGGCTTTTGAAGTCTTAAAGAATGCTAATACAGTCGCCGTCTTCCAGTTAGAAAGTCGTGGCATGCAAGGCATGCTTCGGGAGGCTAAGCCTGACCGCTTCGAAGATATTATTGCACTCGTTGCGCTCTACCGTCCTGGCCCAATGGACTTGATCCCGGACTTTATTGAACGTAAGCACGGGCGGCAAAAAGTAGAGTATCCGGATCCGCGTATTGAGCCGGTTCTGCGAGAAACCTACGGTATCATGGTCTACCAAGAGCAGGTGATGCAGATGGCGCAGATGATCGGCGGCTACTCACTGGGTGGCGCAGACATGTTGCGTCGCGCGATGGGTAAGAAGAAGCCTGAAGAGATGGCACAGCATCGCAAAATTTTTAGTGATGGTGCAAAAGTAGGCGGCATTACTGAAGGCAAAGCCAACGAGATTTATGACTTGATGGAGCGTTTTGCAGGCTATGGATTTAATAAATCCCATGCTGCTGCTTACGCGCTCTTGGCATATCAAACTGCTTGGCTCAAAGCCTATTACCCAGCTGAATTTATGGCAGCCAACTTATCGCTCGCAATGGATGACACCGATAAGGTGAAGATTCTGTATGACGATTGTTTAGCAAATAATATTCGCGTGTTCTCACCTGATATCAATACTGGCGTTTATGTATTCACGCCATTGCGTGCACCCGATGCGCCGCCGGATTCCCCTATTAGTCATATTCGTTATGGATTAGGCGCAGTAAGAGGAACTGGTGAAGCGGCAATCGAAGTAATTGTGAAAGCGCGCGAGTCCGGCGGCCCTTTTAAGGACCTATTTGATTTCTGTGCGCGCGTTGACCGTAGGCAGGTGAACCGTCGCGCCATTGAGGCATTGATGCGTGCTGGCGCCTTTGATAGTTTGTATAAGGACTCCATTCCTGCTGGTGGTAATCCTTACGATATTCGATCTACTCTATTGGCTTCTCTTGCGCGCGCAATTGAGGCTGCCGAACAAGCTGAAGCTTCAATTAATCAAGTGAGTTTGTTTGAGGTGGCGGGAGAAGATGATCGTCATTTGCCAGAGCTAGTCCGCGAATTACCTTGGTCTGAAAAGAAACGTCTCCAAGATGAGAAAAGCGCCCTAGGACTTTGTTTGACCGGTCATATGTTCGATGCCTATCGTGATGAGACGGCGCATTTCATTCGCCAGCCATTAGTCAAAGTGACCGAGGGCAAGGATCAGTTGATCGCTGGCATTATTACCTCTGCTCGGATGCTGACTGGTCAGCGTGGCCGCATGATGATTGCAACAATTGATGACGGTACTGCTGCGATTGAAGTGACACTCTATAGTGAAGTCTATGAACCCAATCGTTCTTGGCTCAAAGAAGATGAGTTGCTGGTGGCCAAGGTTAATATCACTCCCGATAAGTTTTCTGGTGGGGTACGAATTGTTTCTGAGGCGGTGATGGATATGACGGGAGCCCGTATGCGTTTTGCGCGTAACCTGCATCTGTCAATCGATTCAGCAATTGATCTCCAATCCTTACGAAGCCAAATCGGACCTTACTTGATGAGTAATCGGGTACGCGATCCCAGGTTAGGTCCTTCAGCAGCCTCTATGCCAAGCGCTAGCGAAGGCATGAAGGGTTTGATGCTTACTGCTGCAGTAACCACTAGTGGTGGAGCCTGTCTAATGCAGTTCCCAGATGAGTTGCGCATCTATCCAGATGATGCTTGCTTGCACAGCTTGAATCAAATTTTGGCAGCCAAGCAATCCAATACCGTTCAAGTTCAGTACCTCTAA
- a CDS encoding glycosyltransferase family 9 protein, translated as MTAFSALKPKKVLFIATRQIGDVLVTTPLISQARELWPDAEFHFLGYRGKLEMLKGNPDITQIIESSDRPKLKEYFSLLFTLFQRYDLAVVTQPSDRAYFYGLVAAHHRVGVLGGHPQGLTEQDKTKKSKSDKQNAWKKAISLHTVDVDYFAQHVITEKLRLLEIFYKNPLELFKKPISVTAPAGDPITPSIAAQLHSPYVVVHPGPLTAYKRWPLAYWQTLLTWITKQGWQVVLSASPAKQDLQLNQDILSLLNEETRKHVVNTAGLLSIPQAGTLIRGAIAYVGVDTSITHLAAACNTPTIALFGPTPPTNFGPWPNGFVGEQPYQLRARSQTVGNVTILQGPGECVPCRKAGCEDRASSNSECLDKLDPNQVIEALQNAMKK; from the coding sequence ATGACTGCATTCTCAGCACTGAAGCCTAAAAAAGTTTTATTTATTGCGACTCGCCAAATTGGGGATGTCCTTGTCACTACACCGCTCATTTCACAAGCTCGTGAATTGTGGCCAGATGCGGAGTTTCACTTTTTAGGCTACCGCGGTAAGCTTGAGATGCTCAAAGGCAACCCCGATATTACCCAGATAATCGAAAGTTCTGACCGCCCCAAACTCAAAGAGTATTTCTCTTTACTTTTCACACTCTTTCAACGATATGACCTAGCAGTAGTCACCCAACCCAGTGATCGCGCCTATTTTTATGGTCTCGTAGCAGCTCATCACCGCGTGGGCGTGCTGGGCGGCCATCCTCAAGGCCTCACTGAGCAAGATAAGACTAAGAAAAGTAAAAGTGATAAACAAAATGCCTGGAAAAAGGCGATCAGCTTGCACACAGTTGACGTAGATTATTTTGCGCAACATGTCATTACTGAAAAGCTTCGTCTACTAGAGATCTTTTATAAAAATCCACTGGAATTATTTAAGAAACCAATCTCAGTAACAGCTCCCGCTGGTGATCCGATTACCCCAAGCATTGCTGCTCAACTTCATTCACCTTATGTCGTAGTGCACCCTGGACCTTTAACCGCTTATAAGCGTTGGCCACTTGCGTATTGGCAAACATTGCTGACATGGATTACAAAACAAGGTTGGCAAGTGGTGCTGAGCGCATCCCCGGCCAAGCAAGATCTACAGCTCAATCAAGATATTCTTTCATTGCTTAATGAAGAAACCCGTAAGCATGTCGTTAATACCGCAGGCCTACTCTCTATCCCACAGGCAGGAACGCTGATTCGTGGAGCGATAGCTTATGTTGGGGTAGATACTTCTATCACTCACCTAGCAGCCGCATGCAATACACCTACCATTGCCTTATTTGGCCCAACGCCACCTACCAACTTTGGGCCATGGCCTAACGGTTTTGTTGGTGAACAGCCGTATCAATTAAGAGCTCGCTCGCAGACGGTTGGTAATGTCACAATCTTGCAAGGGCCTGGTGAATGTGTTCCCTGCCGCAAAGCGGGTTGCGAGGATCGCGCAAGTAGCAATAGTGAGTGCTTGGACAAGTTAGACCCAAATCAAGTAATCGAAGCACTGCAAAACGCAATGAAGAAATAA
- a CDS encoding glycosyltransferase family 2 protein: MISVLLATYNWPQALKLCLESLSTQTDLDFEIIIADDGSTQDTKDLIEAAQKNFPVKITHLWQEDQGFRKTRILNQAIQAAHGDYLIFLDGDCIVQPDFIAQHCLLSQANHLVTGSRVLLNNELSKQLLSWPHWDFKKFTDNLLSYRLSGGINKYWPLTIKLGDGAWRNYKKFVWRRIKGCNMACWKVDALTIGGFDETMTGWGHEDADFVFRLQNTGLIRKSGSWATEVLHLYHRINDQSNAAENARRVREKILAKAR; the protein is encoded by the coding sequence ATGATCTCCGTTCTTCTGGCGACCTATAACTGGCCGCAAGCCCTCAAACTCTGTCTTGAGTCACTTAGCACTCAAACCGATTTAGATTTTGAAATCATCATTGCCGATGATGGTTCCACCCAAGATACAAAAGACCTCATAGAAGCAGCCCAAAAAAATTTCCCAGTAAAAATCACCCATCTCTGGCAAGAAGATCAAGGTTTTCGCAAGACCCGTATTCTCAATCAAGCCATTCAAGCAGCGCACGGTGACTATCTCATATTTCTTGACGGTGATTGCATTGTTCAGCCGGACTTTATTGCACAACACTGTTTACTTTCTCAGGCGAACCATCTAGTGACAGGTAGTCGTGTATTACTGAACAACGAACTCAGCAAGCAGTTACTTTCATGGCCACACTGGGATTTCAAGAAATTCACTGATAACTTATTAAGCTATCGACTATCCGGTGGTATCAATAAGTACTGGCCTCTTACAATCAAGCTGGGTGATGGTGCCTGGCGCAACTACAAAAAATTTGTCTGGCGCCGTATTAAAGGCTGCAATATGGCCTGCTGGAAAGTTGATGCCCTGACCATAGGTGGATTTGATGAGACTATGACAGGCTGGGGGCATGAAGATGCCGATTTTGTTTTTAGACTTCAAAACACAGGCTTGATTCGTAAATCTGGGTCTTGGGCAACTGAAGTGCTGCATCTCTACCACCGTATCAACGATCAATCCAATGCCGCAGAAAATGCACGTCGCGTCCGTGAAAAAATTCTGGCTAAAGCTCGGTAG
- a CDS encoding glycosyltransferase family 2 protein, whose product MPTLSVILITRNEEANLVDCLASLEGIAQQIVVVDTKSTDKTLEIAKHHGAIISQPADWPGFGPQKNRALDLATGEWVLSLDADERLTPALRSEILTAIHHSAHVDCFAIPRLSWYCGRFIRHSGWNPDYVDRLFKRGTARFSDDLVHERLIPSGQVAKLENPMLHYSFMNYSQVLQKLDRYSTASAEQAFSKGKKSSPLTAVLHGIWAFTRTYFIRLGFLDGPQGFALAISNGQGTYYRYMKLWQLHQEVNPNRSASK is encoded by the coding sequence ATGCCCACCTTATCCGTCATACTCATCACTCGCAATGAAGAAGCCAATTTGGTCGATTGCTTGGCCTCCCTGGAGGGGATTGCCCAGCAAATCGTGGTGGTCGATACCAAAAGCACGGATAAGACCCTAGAAATCGCCAAACACCATGGGGCAATCATCAGCCAGCCAGCAGATTGGCCTGGATTTGGGCCTCAAAAGAATCGCGCCTTAGACCTGGCAACTGGCGAATGGGTGCTCTCTTTAGATGCTGATGAGCGCCTTACCCCGGCCCTCAGAAGTGAGATTCTGACAGCTATTCATCATTCAGCCCATGTTGACTGTTTTGCAATTCCACGCCTATCTTGGTATTGCGGACGTTTTATTCGGCATTCTGGCTGGAATCCAGATTATGTAGATCGATTATTTAAGCGCGGTACTGCCCGCTTCTCAGATGATCTGGTTCATGAGCGACTGATTCCTAGTGGGCAAGTTGCCAAGCTAGAAAATCCGATGCTGCATTACAGCTTCATGAACTACTCGCAAGTGCTCCAGAAGCTAGATCGCTATTCAACAGCTTCAGCAGAGCAGGCATTTTCTAAAGGCAAAAAGAGTAGTCCTTTAACTGCAGTGCTTCATGGTATCTGGGCTTTTACTCGAACCTACTTCATACGACTTGGTTTTTTAGACGGCCCTCAGGGTTTTGCATTGGCAATCTCGAATGGCCAAGGAACCTACTATCGCTACATGAAGTTATGGCAATTGCACCAAGAAGTAAACCCCAATCGTTCTGCTAGCAAATGA